A single window of Narcine bancroftii isolate sNarBan1 chromosome 1, sNarBan1.hap1, whole genome shotgun sequence DNA harbors:
- the LOC138758293 gene encoding uncharacterized protein, giving the protein MPVWDGVPTVPGAHHFSSWGCAGAGEGSSCSTIPQTLHPERPPRVHGDGELLPSFHPQSCTHHAPIVRADDHQRNDFIVVRGGRQGFHCENGGSSQHHTAGAPTAGGAHGTLHGWLSYSSGEVLEQWVNRQCRSLAFFSKQLCPPELKYNAFDLELLMLYLATRHFHYFLEGRPITAFTDHKPLTQALAMAKDPWSTKQQRHLLYVSEFTTDIRHRAGKDNVVADALSRPAINTLVPGLDYEQLAQAQRNDAEMQALGTAILGLKLKDVRVPRNVKGAMKCLIGKY; this is encoded by the exons atgccagtttgggatgGAGTCCCtacagttcctggggcacaccatttcagcAGCTGGGGCTGTGCTGGTGCTGgagaaggtagcagctgttcaacaattccccaaacccttcaccctgaaaggcctccaagagttcacggggatggtgaacttttaccatcatttcatcCCCAGAGCTGCAcgcaccatgcgcccattgttcgTGCTGATGACCACCAAAGAAATGactttatcgtggtcagaggaggcagacaGGGCTTTCATTGTGAAAATGGAGGCTCTAGCCAGCACCACACTGCTGGTGCACCCACGGCTGGAGGTGCACACGGCACTCTCCATGGATGGCTCAGCTACAGCAGTGGGGAGGTTTTAGAACAGTGGGTCAATAGACAATGCCGttcactggcctttttcagcaagcagctgtgccCGCCGGAGCTCAAATACAATGCCTTTGacctggagctcctgatgctgtATTTGGCCACTCGCCATTTccactacttcctcgagggcaggccaaTCACagctttcacagatcacaagcccctcactcaagcactggcaatGGCCAAAGATCCGTGGTCCACCAAACAGCAGCGCCACCTCttgtacgtgtctgagttcacgactgacattcgacacagggctggcaaggacaatgtagtggcagatgcgctctcccgtccagccatcaacactctcgtaCCTGGCCTGGAttatgagcaactggctcaggcacagaggaacgatgcggagatgcaggccttggggaccgccatcttgggcctcaaactcaaggatgtccgggtGCCCAGGAATGTCAAAGGGGCCATGAAATGTCTG ATTGGAAAGTATTAA